The Xylophilus rhododendri region CTTCGACGGCATCGTCAAGATCGGCCGCACCCACCTGCAGGACGCCACGCCGCTGACCCTGGGCCAGGAAATCTCCGGCTGGGCCGCGCAGCTGGCCCACGGCGAGAAGCATGTGCGCGACACCCTGGGCCACCTCTGCGAACTGGCGCTCGGCGGCACGGCGGTCGGCACCGGCCTGAACGCACCCAAGGGTTACGCGGAAGGCGTGGCGGCCGAGATCGCCAGGCTGACCGGCCTGCCTTTCGTCACCGCGCCGAGCAAGTTCGAGGCGCTGGCCTCGGTCGATGGCCTGGTCTTCGCCCACGGCGCGCTCAAGACCCTGGCCGCCAGCATGATGAAGATCGCCAACGACGTGCGCTGGCTCTCCAGCGGCCCGCGCAGCGGCATCGGCGAGCTGAGCATTCCGGAGAACGAACCGGGCTCCTCGATCATGCCCGGCAAGGTCAACCCGACCCAGAGCGAGGCGGTGACCATGCTGGCCGCCCAGGTCTTCGGCAACGACGTGGCGATCAACTTCGGCGGCGCCTCGGGCAACTTCGAGCTGAACGTGTTCCGCCCGATGGTGGCGCACAACTTCCTGCAGAGCGTGCGCCTGCTGGCCGACGGCATGGTGAGCTTCAACGACCACTGCGCGGTCGGCATCGAGCCCAACCGCGACCGCATCGCCGAATTGGTGTCGCGCTCGCTGATGCTGGTGACGGCGCTCAACACCCACATCGGCTACGACAAGGCGGCCTACATCGCCAAGAAGGCGCACAAGGAAGGCAGCAGCCTGCGCGAGGCGGCGGTGGCGTCCGGCCACCTGACGGGCGAGCAGTTCGACCAGTGGGTCGTCGCCGCCGACATGGTCGGGAAATAGGGCTCGCCCCCAGGCTTCGCGCACTGCTTGCGCTTCGCCAACCCCCTACCGGGGGCGATACCGGCGGTCCGGCAAAGCCGGCCCCGCGGTATCCCGCGAAAAGGCCTGGCGGCCTCAGTGGCCGCCGGCGCCGCCACCCTGGTTGGGATGGCTCATCAGCCGGTCGGTGAAGGCGATGGCCATGGCCGACAGCAGGAAGGCGATGTGGATCACCGTCTGCGCGATCAGCACCCGGTCGGTGTAGTTGTCGGCGTTGATGAAGGTCTTGAGCAGGTGGATGGAACTGATGCCGATGATCGACAGGCCCAGCTTCACCTTCAGCACCGAAGCGTTCACATGGCTCAGCCACTCGGGCTGGTCGCGCTGGCCTTCGAGGCCCAGGCGGCTGACGAAGGTCTCGTAGCCGCCGACGATCACCATGATCAGCAGGTTGGAGATCATCACCACGTCGATCAGCGCCAGCACCACCAGCATGATCACCGTCTCGTTGAGCGAGGTGGGCGCCACATCGACCTTGTAGCCGATGCTGGTGACCAGCTTCTCCAGCGCCTCGTGGCTGCCGAAGGCGGCTTCCACCAGGTGGGTGAGCTCCACCAGGAAATGCACCACGTAGACCATCTGCGCCACGATCAGGCCCAGATAGAGCGGCAGCTGCAGCCAGCGGCTGGCGAAGATCAGGGCGGGCAGGGGGCGCAGGGGCGAGGCAGGGCGTTTCACCGGATCGGTCATGGAGGCCGGCCGAGAGGCCGTGATGTAGGGCGGATGTTGCAATTCTAGGGGCGGCATATGACCGCCTCTGCAAGAATCGACCGGCATTGCGGGCCCATGCGGTCAGAGACACGTAAGTGCAGCTGGTCACAGTGCGGCCGCATAACGAAACTGTTCAGGAGACTTGAAAGTGAACGCCGTGCCTTCCTCCATCGAATCCGTCCTGGTCGAGAACCGGGTCTTCCCGCCGCCGCCGCAAGCCGTTCAGGGCGCGCGCATCGGCAGCATGGCGGCCTACCAGCAACTGGTGGACGAAGCCAGGGCCGATCCCGACGCCTTCTGGGCCCGGCTGGCCCGCGAGAACCTGGCCTGGACCAAACCCTTCAGCAAGACGCTCGACGAATCGAAGGCACCCTTCTTCGAATGGTTCGCCGACGGTGAGCTCAACGCCTCGGCCAACTGCCTGGATCGCCACATGGGCACGCCGGTGGAACACAAGACGGCCATCGTCTTCGAATCCGACGACGGCAAGGTCACCCGCCTGACCTATCGCGAGCTGCTGACACGTGTGGCCCGTTTCGCCAACGCCCTCAAGGCGCAGGGCATCCAGAAGGGTGACCGCGTGGTGCTCTACATGCCGATGGGCATCGAGGGTGTCGTCGCGATGCAGGCCTGCGCGCGGCTGGGCGCCACGCACAGCGTGGTCTTCGGCGGCTTCTCGGCCAAGGCGCTGCAGGAACGCATCGTGGACGTGGGCGCGGTGGCGGTCATCACCGCCAACTTCCAGATGCGCGGCGGCAAGGAGCTGCCGCTCAAGGCCATCGTCGATGAAGCCCTGGCCATGGGCGGCTGCGAGGCGGTGAAGACGGTGCTGGTCTATGAACGCACCGCCAGCGCCTGGCCGCGTGTCGAAGGCCGCGACAAGACCTTCGCGGAGGCGCTGCAGGGCGTTTCCGACGACTGCCCGCCGGTGCCGGTGGGCGCGGAACACCCGCTCTTCATCCTCTACACCTCCGGCTCCACCGGCAAGCCCAAGGGCGTGCAGCATGCCACCGGCGGCTACCTGCTGTGGGCGAAGCTGACGATGGACTGGACCTTCGACCTGCGCCCCGAAGACGTCTTCTGGTGCACCGCCGACATCGGCTGGATCACCGGCCACAGCTACGTGGCCTACGGCCCGCTGGCCGCCGGTGCCACGCAGCTGGTGTTCGAGGGCGTGCCCACCTTCCCGGACGCCGGCCGCTTCTGGAAAATGATCCAGGACCACAAGGTCAGCATCTTCTACACCGCGCCCACGGCGATCCGCTCGCTGATCAAGGCAGCCGAGGCCGACGGGAAGGTGCATCCCGACCGCTACGACCTGACTTCGCTGCGCCTGCTGGGCTCGGTCGGCGAGCCGATCAATCCCGAGGCCTGGATGTGGTTCCACCGCCATATCGGCGGCGAGCGCTGCCCCATCGTGGACACCTTCTGGCAGACCGAGACCGGCGGCCACGTCATCACGCCGCTGCCGGGCGCCACGCCGCTGGTGCCGGGCTCCTGCACGCTGCCGCTGCCGGGCATCGACGCGGCCATCGTCGACGAGACCGGCAACGAGATGCCCAACGGCGCGGGCGGCATGCTGGTGATCCGCCGGCCCTGGCCTTCGATGATCCGCACGATCTGGAACGATCCGGAGCGCTTCAAGAAGAGCTATTTCCCGCCGGAGCTGGGCGGCAGCGTGTACCTGGCCGGCGACGGCGCGGTGCGCAGCGCCGACCGGGGCTATTTCCGCATCACCGGCCGCATCGACGATGTGCTGAACGTGTCGGGCCACCGCATGGGCACGATGGAGATCGAGTCGGCACTGGTCTCCAAGACCGATCTGGTGGCCGAGGCGGCTGTCGTCGGCCGGCCGGACGACATGACCGGCGAGGCGATCTGCGCCTTCGTGGTCCTGAAGCGCGCCCGCCCCACCGGCGACGAGGCCAAGGCGATTGCCAAGGAGCTGCGCGACTGGGTGGCCCGCGAGATCGGCCCGATCGCCAAGCCGCGCGACATCCGCTTCGGCGAGAACCTGCCCAAGACCCGCAGCGGCAAGATCATGCGGCGCCTGCTGCGCAGCATCGCCAAGGGTGAGGCGATCACGCAGGACACCTCCACGCTCGAAAATCCGCAGATCCTTGCCCAGCTCGGCGAAGCCTATTGACGGGAGCGGCCTACAGGCAGCCGGCTGGCTTCGGGCCAGAATCGCGTTTTGTGTTTTTCGCAGGACAAGAATTCCATGGCTCGAACCATTTCCTTGCTCGTCATCGCCCTGGTGATCGCGCTGCTGGCGGCGCTCAACTGGACGACACTCGCCACGCCCACGCTGGTCTCGCTGGGCGTGACCTCCGTCACTGCGCCGCTCGGCCTGCTCATGCTGGGCCTGACGGTGGTGCTGGCGATCTTCTTCGTGGCCTATGTGCTGGCCCTGCAGGGCTCGGTGCTGATGGAGAACCGCCGCCACAACCGCGAGATGCAGACCCAGCGCGACCTGGCCGACAAGGCCGAGGCTTCGCGCCTGGCGGAGATGCGGGCCTTCCTCGATGCCCAGCTGCAGCAGCAGGCGCTCGATGCACGGGTGGCCCGCGACGGCCTGCTGGCGCGCATCGACCGGCTGGAAAAGGCGGTGGAGTTGCGCCTGGAGCAGTCCGACAACAGCACGGCCGCCTATCTGGGGCAGATCGAGGACCGCCTCGGCCGCACCGGCCCGCTCTGAGCCGCTTCAGTGCGGCAGGCCCAGGATCCAGCCGGCCAGCTGCTTCGCATCGGCTTCGCTGACCTGGGGGTTGGCCGGCATAGGCACCGGCCCCCAGACGCCGCCGCCGCCCTGGCGGATCTTCCTGGCCAGCACATCGGCCATCCCCTTCTGCCCCGCGTACTTGGCGGCGACCGCCTTGAAGGCCGGCCCCACCACCTTGCGTTCCACCGTGTGGCAGGCCATGCAATTGCGCTGGCGGGCCAGCGTTTCGTCGGCCCGCGCGGCGGGCGCGGCGATGGCCAGCAGCAAGGCGATGGCGGAGCAGGGCAGGAGAGGGCTTTTCATCGCGGTAAAGTGCAGAAATCTAGTTGGGAGACCCCATGATTTTTCTCGGGATCGGCATCGTGCTGCTGGCGCTCAAATGGCTGGAGATCGGCCCGGTGGCGCAATGGAGCTGGCTGGTGGTGCTGGCTCCATTCGCCCTGGCAGCCGCCTGGTGGGTCTATTCTGACTGGTCGGGCCTGACCGCGCGCCGCCAGGCCGAGCGCGATGAAGCGCGCAAGAAGGCCCGGGTCGACAAGCAGCGCGACATGCTGCGCAACGGCCGGCGCCGCTGAGAAAGGCGCCCGCACCGGGCCGGCGGGGCGCCTGTCGATCGCTGGATCAGAAGTCGTCCAGCACCGCGCCCTTGCTGGCGCTCGATGCGTTGTGGAAGAACTTGGCCTGCACGCCGCGGTTGTAGCGCGGCGCCGGCGCCTTCCAGTTGGCACGGCGCTTGGCGAGTTCCGCCTCCGGTACGTTCACTTCCAGCAGCTGGGCATGCGCGTCGATGGTGATGGCATCGCCTTCCTCCACCAGCGCGATATTGCCGCCGGCCGCGGCCTCGGGCGCCACATGGCCGACCACCATGCCCCAGGTGCCGCCGGAGAAGCGGCCGTCGGTGATCAGGCCCACGCTTTCGCCCAGGCCCGCACCGATCAGCGCGCCGGTGGGCGCCAGCATTTCCGGCATGCCCGGGCCGCCCTTGGGGCCCAGGTAGCGCAGCACCATCACGTCGCCCGCCACGATCTTGCCGGCCAGGATGGCCTGCAGGGCGGATTGCTCGTCGTCGAACACCCGGGCCGGGCCGGTCATCACCGGGTTCTTCAGGCCGGTGATCTTGGCGACCGCGCCCTCGGGGCTGAGGTTGCCCTTGAGGATGGCCAGGTGGCCCTGCTCGTACATGGGGTTGTCGATGCCGCGGATCACGTCCTGGTCGGCGCGCGGCACGTCCGGCACGTCGGCCAGCACCTCGGCGATGGTCTGGCCGCTGATGGTGATGCAGTCGCCGTGCAGCAGGCCGGCCTTCAGCAGCACCTTCATGACCTGCGGGATGCCGCCGGCGCGGTGCAGGTCCACCGCCAGGTACCTGCCCGAGGGCTTCAGGTCGCAGAGCACCGGCACCTTCTTGCGCATGCGCTCGAAGTCGTCGATGGTCCACTCCACGCCGGCCGCATGGGCGATGGCCAGGAAGTGCAGCACCGCGTTGGTCGAGCCGCCGGTGGCCATGATGACGGCCACGGCGTTCTCGATCGCCTTCTTGGTGACGATGTCGCGCGGCTTGATGTCCTTCTTGATCGCCTCGATCAGCACCTTGGCCGACTCCTTGGCCGAGTTGGCCTTCTCGTCGTGCGGATTGGCCATGGTGGAGGAGTAGGGCAGGGAGATGCCCAGCGCCTCGAAGGCCGAACTCATGGTGTTGGCGGTGTACATGCCGCCGCAGGAGCCGGTGCCGGGGATGGCATGCATCTCGATGTTGCGCAGCTCCTCGTCGCTCATGTTGCCGGCGGCGTTCTGGCCCACCGCCTCGAAGACGCTGACGATGTTCAGGTCCTGGCCCTTCCAGCGGCCCGGCAGGATGGTGCCGCCGTACACATAGATGGCCGGCACGTTGGCGCGCAGCATGCCCATCAGGCCGCCGGGCATGTTCTTGTCGCAGCCGCCGACGACGAGCACGCCGTCCATCCACTGGCCGCCTACGCAGGTCTCGATGCAGTCGCTGATGACTTCGCGGCTGACCAGGCTGTACTTCATGCCCTCGGTGCCCATGGCCATGCCGTCGGAGATCGTCGGCGTGCCGAAGACCTGCGCGTTGCCGCCGGCTTCCTCGATGCCGGCGATGGCCGCGTCGGCCAGCTTCTGCAGGCCGGAGTTGCAGGGCGTGATGGTGCTGTGGCCGTTGGCCACCCCGACCATCGGTTTCTTGAAGTCGCTCTCTTGATAGCCCATGGCGTAGAACATGGAGCGGTTGGGAGCGCGCGACTTGCCTTCGGTGATGTTGGCGCTGCGCAGGGTCTTCTCGGTCATCGTGGAGCCTCTTTGCTTTTTGGACTGCGGCAGTATGCGCCTGCGGATCGATAGGTTCCAATCCGAATTGGATGGCGTATTGATATGCTGGGTGTATGAATCCAAAGCCCGCTCCCAGCATTGACCTGCGTGCCTGGCGGCAATTCGTCGCCGTGGCCGAGGAGCTGCATTTCGGCCGTGCCGCGGCGCGGCTGCACATGACCCAGCCGCCGCTGACCCAGGCCATCGCCCAGCTCGAACGGCTGCTGCAGGTGCCGCTGTTCCACCGCACCAGCCGCAAGGTGGCGCTGGCGCCGGCCGGCGAGGCGCTGCTGCCGGAAGTACGTGAGCTGCTGGCGCGTGCCCAGGCGCTGCCGGAGCGGGCCCGCGCCGCCGCCGACGGCCACACAGGACGCCTGCGGCTGGGCTTTGTCTCCACCGTCGGCTTCGAGCTGCTGCCGCGCTGGGTGCGCAGCTTCCGGGAGCTCAGGCCGCAGGTGGCGATGGAACTGGTGGAGGCGACCAGCGATGTCCAGCTGCAAAGCCTGGCCCAGGACGAGCTCGACGCCGGCCTGATGCTGCACGCGCCGGGCCAGGCGCCGGGCCAGCTGCAGTCATTGCGCATCGCCACCGAGCCGCTGGTGCTGGCGCTGCCCGCCGACCATGCCCTGGCGGCCGGGCCGCAGCCGGATTGGGAGGCGGTGCTGCAGCAGGCGCTGGTGAGTTTTCCGCGCCGCATCCTGCCTTCGGTGCACGACGCGGTGATGCGGCTCTACCAGGAGGCCGGCCGGCTGCCGCCGGTGGTGCAGGAGGCGATCCAGATGCAGACCATCGTCAACCTGGTCTCCGCCGGCATCGGCGTGGCCTGGGTGCCGGAGAGCGTCACGCGTTTCCGGCGCGACGGCGTGGTCTATCGCCGCATGGCGCACGCCGGGCTGCCCGAGTGCGAGACCAGCCTGGTCTGGCCGCCCGGCCAGGTCCATCCGGCGCTGGCGGCTTTCATCGATTTCGTCGGCCACAATACCGCCCCATGCTGATGTATCCCACGATCGACCCGGTTGCGCTCAGCGTCGGGCCCCTGTCCATCCACTGGTACGGCCTGACCTACCTGGCTGCCTTCGCCCTGTTCCTGTTCCTGGGCGTGCGCCGCCTGCGGCACGAACCCTATGCCTCGATGAGCGGCCCGCGCGCCTGGAGCCGCAAGGATGTCGAGGACGTGCTCTTCCTCGGCGTGCTCGGCGTGGTGCTGGGCGGGCGTATCGGCTACTGCCTTTTCTACAAGCCCGGCTTCTACCTGAGCCATCCGCTGGACATCTTCTACGTCTGGCAGGGCGGCATGAGTTTTCACGGCGGGTTGATCGGCGTGATCCTTTCCATGGTGTGGTTCGCCCGCTCGCGCAAGCGCTCCTGGGTGGAGGTGGCCGACTTCGTCGCGCCCTGCGTGCCCACCGGTTTGGCGGCCGGGCGGGTCGGCAACTTCATCAATGGCGAACTGTGGGGGCGCTTCTGCGATCCGTCGCTGCCCTGGGGCATGGTCTTCCCGCAAAGCGGCTCGATGGCGCCGCGCCATCCCTCGCAGGTCTACCAGTTCCTGCTGGAAGGGCTGCTGCTCTTCGTGCTGCTCTGGCTGTATGCGCGGCGGCCGCGCCGGCTGGGCGAGGTGTCGGGCGCCTTCCTGCTGGGTTACGGCGTGCTGCGCTTCACCGCCGAATTCTTCCGCGAGCCGGACAGCTTCCTCGGCCTGCTGCCGCTGGGCATGAGCATGGGCCAGTGGCTGTGCCTGCCGATGATCCTGGGCGGCATCGCTTTCCTGGTCTGGGCACGCCGCCGGCAGCCGGGCTCGCCAGTGCCGCAACAGGCCGTGGCCGGACGCTGACGCGGCCTGAAAAACGCGTGAATGCGGCGCATTCCCAGCGGGGGAAAATTGGAAAAAACCCTTGCCTGACCAGACCTAAGCGCGTTTTTCTTCAAGCAATTTCGAATACTTGCGCCACGAAGCCCCAAAGTCCGTTGCTTATCTGCATGTCACTGGGTGTTTCTTGAATTCTTTTGTGTAACATGGTCCCAACGGCACATGCCAAAAGCAGTTCATGGAAGAGGGTCAGTCCAAAGTCATCGACGTTCGTATGCTGCGAAAGGGCATGTTCATCCAACTCGACCTGGGCTGGATGGACCACCCCTTTCCGCTCAGCAGCTTCAAGGTGACGACCGACGAACAGGTCCAGACCATCCTGGCGCTGGGCCTGCAGACGATCCGCTACTACCCCGAGCGCAGCGATGTCGAGGTCGAGGCGGACGTGAACACCGAGCGCGGCGGCACGCAGCGCCAGGGTGAACTCGAGGGCGGCTCCCCCGCATCCCCCTTTCTCGACGCCACCCAGCGCCGCGCCCGCGACAACGCCCAGCACGCCCGCACCCTGCTGCACTGCGAACGCCGCTTCACCGATGCCTCGCGGCGCTTTCGCACCGTCGTCGACAGCGTGCAGCACAGCCCCAAGCTGGCCCATGAAGAGGCGGCCGCGCTGGTCACCTCCTGCGTGGACGATCTGCTGGCCCAGGGCGACTCGGTCATCAGCCTGCTGTCCGAGAGCGTGGGCGAGCGCAGCGCCCAGCATCCGGTCAATGTGATGGTGCTCTGCCTGCTGCTGGGCCGGGCGCTGGAGCTGCCGCGCGAAACCCTGGCCTCGCTGGGCCTGGCGGCGCTGCTGCACGACATCGGCAAGCAGGAGCTGCCGCTGCGCTACCGCATGGTCGACGAGAGTTTCTCCAGCTCCGAATACCGCATCTACCAGGACCACGTCGCCCGCGGCGTGGCCATCGCCCGCCGCATGGGCCTGGCGCCCGAAGCCGTGGCCGCCATCGCCCAGCACCACGAGATGCTGGACGGCAGCGGCTTTCCGGCCAAGCTGCAGGGCCCGCAGATCCACACCTCCGGCAAGATCCTGGCGCTGGTCAACCGCTACGACAACTTCTGCAACCCGCCGCGCAGCGCGCTGGCGCTGACGCCGCACGAGGCTCTGTCGGTGATCTTCGCGCAGATGAAGCCGCGCTTCGATCCCACGGTGCTCGGCGCCTTCATCCGCATGATGGGTGTGTACCCGCCGGGCTCGGTGGTGCAGCTGGGCAACGACCGTTATGCGATCGTGGTGTCGGTCAATTCGAGCCGGCCGCTGCGGCCGCGGGTGCTGGTGCACGATCCGGCGGTGGCCCGGGTCGATGCCGGCGTGCTCGACCTGGAAACCGCGCCCGAGCTGGGCATACGCCGCAGCTTGAAGCCGGCCCAGCTGCCCAAGGCCTCGCTCGACTACCTGTCGCCGCGCAGCCGCATCTGTTATTTCTTCGAGCGCGCGGTGGACCCGTCGATCACGGGAGCGGCGGCGTGAATCGGGCTGCTTCGGCAGCTTGGATGGACGGGCTCCTCGAAGCCGTCTGGATCGTTCAAGGCACCGGCTGCCATGTACGCGCGGCCAATGCCGCGGCGGCACGGCTGCTGGACCGCACGGTGCAGTCCATGCTGGGCTGCGCGATCACCGATTTCTTCGGCGAGCCGGAGGACGCGTTCTACTGGCAGGGCGCCGTCGCCGACCCCGAAGCCCGCCTGCAGTCGCGCACCCGGCTGCTGCGGCCGGACGGTACGGTGCTGCATGTGGAGCGTCGCATCAGCCGCATCGACGGCGACCCGGCCGATGGCGGCCCGGCCTGGCTGGTCGGCGTGGTCGACCTGACCCAGCAGCAGCAGAGCGAGGACGAACTCGAACGGCTGCTGGCCGAGTCCCGCGCCACCCTGGAATCCACCGCCGACGGCATGCTGGTCTGCGGGCTCGACGGCCGCATCCGCGCCTTCAACCGCCGTTTCGCCCAGATCTGGAACGTGCCCAAGGACATGCTGGTGCGGCGCGACGACGCGGCGGTGCACCAGCTGCTGGCCGACCAGCTCACCGATCCCGACAGCTATCGCGGCCGGCTCACCGAAATCCTCGCCGAACTCGACCAGAGCGCCAGCGACCTGATGCTGCTGCGCGGCGGCCGTGTGGTGCAGCGCCTGTCGCTGCCGCAGTTCAGCCGCGGCCGGGTGATCGGCCGGGTGTTCTCCTACCAGGACATCACCGAACGCATCTCGGCCGAGCAGGGCCTGCGGCTGGCCGCCCGGGTCTTCGAATGCAGCCCCGAGGCCGTCTTCGTGGCCGATGCCGAGCACCGCATCGTCACCGCCAACCCGGCCTGCTGCCGCCTCACCCGCCATCCGCTGGAACGGCTGACCGGCAGCAGCGCCTCCGACCTGTTCGAGGACCACGACGCCGGCCGGCTCTTCACCGATGTGCTGGCCGCCTGGGAAGGCGCGGGCGTGTGGGAAGGCGAGGTCTGGCACCGGCGCGGCGACGGCAGCATCTGCCCGGTGCGCCTGTCCTGGGTGGTGCTGCGCGATGGCGACGGCGCGATCTCGCAGACCATCGGCTTCTTCCGCGACCTCTCCGGCCAGCGCGAGGCGCAGCGCCGTATCGAGGAACTGGCCTTCAGCGACGCCCTGACCGGCCTGCCCAACCGCCTGCTGCTGGCGCGCCGGGTGGACCGCCAGCTCGCGCCCAGCCGGCGCGACAAGCAGCCCTTCGCCATGCTGTTCCTGGACCTGGACCGGTTCAAGAACATCAACGACTCCATGGGCCACCAGTTCGGCGACCGGGTGCTGGTGAAGGTGGCCGAGCGCGTCAAGGCCTGCCTGCGGCCTTCGGACACCTTGTGCCGCATGGGCGGCGACGAATTCGTGGTGCATCTGCACGATGCCGATGCGCTGTCAGCCGAGGGCGTGGCGCAGCGCATCCTGCAGTCCCTGGCCCTGCCCTTCCTGCTGGAGGACATGCGTTTCTCGGTCAGCGTGAGCATCGGCATCTCGCTCTATCCGCAGGACGGCAGCACGCTCGACGACCTGGTGCGCCATGCCGACACGGCCATGTTCCGCGTCAAGGAGCATGGCCGGGGCAACTACCGCTTCTACCAGCCGGAGATGAATGTGGACCTGCGTGCCCGCATCTCGCTGGAGCACGCCATGCGCGAAGCCCTGGCGCGGCGCCGCTTCGTGCTGCACTACCAGCCGCAGGTGCATCTGCAGACCGGCGCGCTGGTCGGCGTGGAGGCCTTGATCCGCTGGTTCGATGACGAGCGCGGCAACGTGCCGCCATCGGCCTTCATCCCTTTGGCTGAGGAGTCGGGCTTCATCGTGCAGATCGGTGCCTGGGTGCTGGAGGAAGCGGTGCGCCAGGCGGCGGCCTGGGAGCGTGCCGGCTCGGCGGTGATGGTGTCGGTGAACGTCTCGCCGCTGCAGTTCCGGCAGGCCGATTTCGTGGACCGGGTGGCCGCGGCGATCCGGGTGGCGGGGGTGTCGCCCGAGCTGATCGAGCTGGAGCTGACCGAGTCGATCCTGGTGCAGGACGCCAACGAGGCGCTGCAGCGGCTGCACGAACTGGTGCGGGTGGGGGTGCGGCTGGCCATCGACGACTTTGGCACCGGCTATTCCAGCCTGGCCTATCTGAAGAAGTTTCCGATCCATCGGGTGAAGATCGACCAGTCCTTCGTGCGCG contains the following coding sequences:
- a CDS encoding TIGR04438 family Trp-rich protein, whose protein sequence is MIFLGIGIVLLALKWLEIGPVAQWSWLVVLAPFALAAAWWVYSDWSGLTARRQAERDEARKKARVDKQRDMLRNGRRR
- the lgt gene encoding prolipoprotein diacylglyceryl transferase; this encodes MLMYPTIDPVALSVGPLSIHWYGLTYLAAFALFLFLGVRRLRHEPYASMSGPRAWSRKDVEDVLFLGVLGVVLGGRIGYCLFYKPGFYLSHPLDIFYVWQGGMSFHGGLIGVILSMVWFARSRKRSWVEVADFVAPCVPTGLAAGRVGNFINGELWGRFCDPSLPWGMVFPQSGSMAPRHPSQVYQFLLEGLLLFVLLWLYARRPRRLGEVSGAFLLGYGVLRFTAEFFREPDSFLGLLPLGMSMGQWLCLPMILGGIAFLVWARRRQPGSPVPQQAVAGR
- a CDS encoding c-type cytochrome; this encodes MKSPLLPCSAIALLLAIAAPAARADETLARQRNCMACHTVERKVVGPAFKAVAAKYAGQKGMADVLARKIRQGGGGVWGPVPMPANPQVSEADAKQLAGWILGLPH
- a CDS encoding YqhA family protein — protein: MTDPVKRPASPLRPLPALIFASRWLQLPLYLGLIVAQMVYVVHFLVELTHLVEAAFGSHEALEKLVTSIGYKVDVAPTSLNETVIMLVVLALIDVVMISNLLIMVIVGGYETFVSRLGLEGQRDQPEWLSHVNASVLKVKLGLSIIGISSIHLLKTFINADNYTDRVLIAQTVIHIAFLLSAMAIAFTDRLMSHPNQGGGAGGH
- the ilvD gene encoding dihydroxy-acid dehydratase, coding for MTEKTLRSANITEGKSRAPNRSMFYAMGYQESDFKKPMVGVANGHSTITPCNSGLQKLADAAIAGIEEAGGNAQVFGTPTISDGMAMGTEGMKYSLVSREVISDCIETCVGGQWMDGVLVVGGCDKNMPGGLMGMLRANVPAIYVYGGTILPGRWKGQDLNIVSVFEAVGQNAAGNMSDEELRNIEMHAIPGTGSCGGMYTANTMSSAFEALGISLPYSSTMANPHDEKANSAKESAKVLIEAIKKDIKPRDIVTKKAIENAVAVIMATGGSTNAVLHFLAIAHAAGVEWTIDDFERMRKKVPVLCDLKPSGRYLAVDLHRAGGIPQVMKVLLKAGLLHGDCITISGQTIAEVLADVPDVPRADQDVIRGIDNPMYEQGHLAILKGNLSPEGAVAKITGLKNPVMTGPARVFDDEQSALQAILAGKIVAGDVMVLRYLGPKGGPGMPEMLAPTGALIGAGLGESVGLITDGRFSGGTWGMVVGHVAPEAAAGGNIALVEEGDAITIDAHAQLLEVNVPEAELAKRRANWKAPAPRYNRGVQAKFFHNASSASKGAVLDDF
- a CDS encoding HD-GYP domain-containing protein, with translation MFIQLDLGWMDHPFPLSSFKVTTDEQVQTILALGLQTIRYYPERSDVEVEADVNTERGGTQRQGELEGGSPASPFLDATQRRARDNAQHARTLLHCERRFTDASRRFRTVVDSVQHSPKLAHEEAAALVTSCVDDLLAQGDSVISLLSESVGERSAQHPVNVMVLCLLLGRALELPRETLASLGLAALLHDIGKQELPLRYRMVDESFSSSEYRIYQDHVARGVAIARRMGLAPEAVAAIAQHHEMLDGSGFPAKLQGPQIHTSGKILALVNRYDNFCNPPRSALALTPHEALSVIFAQMKPRFDPTVLGAFIRMMGVYPPGSVVQLGNDRYAIVVSVNSSRPLRPRVLVHDPAVARVDAGVLDLETAPELGIRRSLKPAQLPKASLDYLSPRSRICYFFERAVDPSITGAAA
- a CDS encoding LapA family protein, translated to MARTISLLVIALVIALLAALNWTTLATPTLVSLGVTSVTAPLGLLMLGLTVVLAIFFVAYVLALQGSVLMENRRHNREMQTQRDLADKAEASRLAEMRAFLDAQLQQQALDARVARDGLLARIDRLEKAVELRLEQSDNSTAAYLGQIEDRLGRTGPL
- the fumC gene encoding class II fumarate hydratase — encoded protein: MEFRTERDTFGPIEVPAAKLWGAQTQRSLQNFDISGERQPAEIIKALAQVKRASAVVNQKLGLQDEQKTQAIVAAADEVIAGQHPDEFPLVVWQTGSGTQTNMNVNEVLANRASELLGGERGESRKVHPNDDVNRSQSSNDVFPTAMHVAAVESLTHRLLPAIAKLRATLEQKAKDFDGIVKIGRTHLQDATPLTLGQEISGWAAQLAHGEKHVRDTLGHLCELALGGTAVGTGLNAPKGYAEGVAAEIARLTGLPFVTAPSKFEALASVDGLVFAHGALKTLAASMMKIANDVRWLSSGPRSGIGELSIPENEPGSSIMPGKVNPTQSEAVTMLAAQVFGNDVAINFGGASGNFELNVFRPMVAHNFLQSVRLLADGMVSFNDHCAVGIEPNRDRIAELVSRSLMLVTALNTHIGYDKAAYIAKKAHKEGSSLREAAVASGHLTGEQFDQWVVAADMVGK
- a CDS encoding LysR family transcriptional regulator: MNPKPAPSIDLRAWRQFVAVAEELHFGRAAARLHMTQPPLTQAIAQLERLLQVPLFHRTSRKVALAPAGEALLPEVRELLARAQALPERARAAADGHTGRLRLGFVSTVGFELLPRWVRSFRELRPQVAMELVEATSDVQLQSLAQDELDAGLMLHAPGQAPGQLQSLRIATEPLVLALPADHALAAGPQPDWEAVLQQALVSFPRRILPSVHDAVMRLYQEAGRLPPVVQEAIQMQTIVNLVSAGIGVAWVPESVTRFRRDGVVYRRMAHAGLPECETSLVWPPGQVHPALAAFIDFVGHNTAPC
- the acs gene encoding acetate--CoA ligase; this translates as MNAVPSSIESVLVENRVFPPPPQAVQGARIGSMAAYQQLVDEARADPDAFWARLARENLAWTKPFSKTLDESKAPFFEWFADGELNASANCLDRHMGTPVEHKTAIVFESDDGKVTRLTYRELLTRVARFANALKAQGIQKGDRVVLYMPMGIEGVVAMQACARLGATHSVVFGGFSAKALQERIVDVGAVAVITANFQMRGGKELPLKAIVDEALAMGGCEAVKTVLVYERTASAWPRVEGRDKTFAEALQGVSDDCPPVPVGAEHPLFILYTSGSTGKPKGVQHATGGYLLWAKLTMDWTFDLRPEDVFWCTADIGWITGHSYVAYGPLAAGATQLVFEGVPTFPDAGRFWKMIQDHKVSIFYTAPTAIRSLIKAAEADGKVHPDRYDLTSLRLLGSVGEPINPEAWMWFHRHIGGERCPIVDTFWQTETGGHVITPLPGATPLVPGSCTLPLPGIDAAIVDETGNEMPNGAGGMLVIRRPWPSMIRTIWNDPERFKKSYFPPELGGSVYLAGDGAVRSADRGYFRITGRIDDVLNVSGHRMGTMEIESALVSKTDLVAEAAVVGRPDDMTGEAICAFVVLKRARPTGDEAKAIAKELRDWVAREIGPIAKPRDIRFGENLPKTRSGKIMRRLLRSIAKGEAITQDTSTLENPQILAQLGEAY